A genomic region of Glycine max cultivar Williams 82 chromosome 15, Glycine_max_v4.0, whole genome shotgun sequence contains the following coding sequences:
- the LOC102668414 gene encoding uncharacterized protein — protein MHTNPPKPTDCGNSKQYIYLHQYGENSIIIGRLNYDTIGFGSTGMEQSGVTFPKSIFGCVFYSNFRFKISTKAYGIFNLNREIEIWFHGTNKWGCVHTPYDKPFLPFILCPQFRGHHNWTKKGAGQTSGNIINDSVPILTHLEQGIYTDFISSVKEAIDVEVAEDAPTPFEYCVRNPTNMNFPEFVLHFTGADVVLNPNNMFIALDNNLVCMAVDPPKEFPSLEIGHRLIFEWSMTLER, from the exons ATGCACACTAATCCCCCAAAACCAACTGATTGTGGGAACTCAAAACAATACATTTACCTTCACCAATATGGTGAGAATTCAATCATCATTGGGAGATTGAACTATGACACCATTGGTTTTGGTTCAACGGGTATGGAACAAAGTGGCGTCACATTTCCCAAATCTATTTTTGGGTGTGTCTTTTATAGCAATTTCAGGTTTAAGATAAGTACCAAGGCCTATGGCATT TTCAACCTCAACCGGGAAATTGAAATTTGGTTCCATGGAACCAACAAATGGGGTTGTGTCCACACCCCTTATGATAAACCCTTCTTACCCTTCATATTATGTCCTCAATTTAGAGGGCATCACAATTGGACAAAAAAAGGTGCTGGTCAAACTAGTGGCAACATAATCAATGATTCGGTGCCCATACTGACACATCTTGAACAAGGAATTTACACCGATTTTATAAGTTCGGTGAAGGAAGCTATTGATGTGGAAGTTGCAGAAGATGCTCCAACCCCATTTGAATACTGTGTTAGAAATCCAACCAACATGAATTTCCCCGAATTTGTGCTTCATTTTACAGGGGCCGATGTTGTCCTAAACCCAAACAACATGTTCATTGCCTTGGACAACAACTTGGTTTGCATGGCGGTGGACCCTCCAAAGGAATTTCCATCTTTGGAAATTGGACACAGGTTAATTTTCGAGTGGAGTATGACCTTGGAGAGATAA